One genomic window of Eleginops maclovinus isolate JMC-PN-2008 ecotype Puerto Natales chromosome 12, JC_Emac_rtc_rv5, whole genome shotgun sequence includes the following:
- the foxb2 gene encoding forkhead box protein B2 — protein MPRPGKNSYSDQKPPYSYISLTAMAIQNSTEKMLPLSDIYKFIMDRFPYYRENTQRWQNSLRHNLSFNDCFIKIPRRPDQPGKGSFWALHPDCGDMFENGSFLRRRKRFKILRAEQMACKSSPMMHYFHHHHHHPGSKLGTASGHHEHQAGPASTVGRLPHFQGYGGITCAQSGGFKHPFAIENIIGRDYKGVMASGLPLTSVMHHLGYPVPPQLSSVVNSMWPHVGMLSESMGGVHVPGSSEYAPFSMSAKGLYHNANGQTLPAVPVPIKPTPSLGPVPSLTGLQSGPSQLCSPVSVMEKSDLLEGKGNPLHPALLLS, from the coding sequence ATGCCTCGTCCTGGGAAGAACTCCTACAGCGACCAGAAGCCTCCATACTCCTACATATCACTGACAGCGATGGCTATCCAAAACTCAACCGAAAAAATGCTGCCTCTGAGTGACATTTATAAGTTCATCATGGACCGGTTTCCGTATTATCGAGAGAATACTCAACGATGGCAGAATTCCCTGCGACACAACCTGTCCTTTAACGACTGCTTTATCAAGATACCTCGGCGGCCCGATCAGCCCGGGAAAGGCAGCTTCTGGGCTCTCCACCCGGACTGCGGTGACATGTTTGAGAACGGCAGCTTCCTGAGGAGACGAAAGCGCTTCAAAATACTTCGGGCTGAGCAAATGGCCTGCAAGAGCTCCCCGATGATGCATTACtttcaccatcaccaccaccacccggGCAGCAAGCTGGGCACAGCATCCGGCCATCATGAGCACCAAGCCGGCCCGGCAAGCACTGTGGGTCGGCTCCCACACTTTCAGGGTTATGGGGGCATTACGTGCGCACAGTCCGGCGGGTTTAAACACCCATTCGCCATCGAGAACATTATAGGACGGGACTACAAGGGTGTGATGGCCAGCGGGCTCCCCCTCACCTCAGTCATGCATCACCTGGGGTACCCGGTGCCCCCTCAGCTCAGCAGCGTGGTCAACTCCATGTGGCCGCATGTCGGGATGCTGTCAGAGTCCATGGGTGGAGTGCACGTCCCCGGGTCATCCGAGTATGCACCCTTCAGTATGTCAGCGAAGGGCCTGTACCACAATGCCAACGGGCAAACCCTTCCTGCCGTACCTGTGCCAATAAAACCCACCCCATCCCTGGGGCCCGTGCCCAGTTTGACGGGATTGCAGAGCGGCCCTTCCCAGCTTTGCTCACCGGTCTCAGTGATGGAGAAAAGCGACTTGCTTGAAGGGAAAGGAAATCCGCTACACCCGGCTCTTCTGCTGTCCTAA